In Sphingopyxis sp. 113P3, one DNA window encodes the following:
- a CDS encoding carboxylesterase/lipase family protein → MTARPLSLVLLLTALLAAPAAAAPGPVVAAPAGEVRGGTADGIRAFKGIPYAAPPVGAARWKPPQPAPRWQGVRDASEFGPACMQPKARAGSIYSWDLPAMSEDCLSLNIWAPEGAKDLPVFVWIHGGSLVTGSGGDPIYDGSALAKRGMIVVSVNYRLGMFGWFAHPGLSAESPDHLSGNYGLLDQIAALEWVQRNIGAFGGDAKNVTIAGESAGALSVMYLMAAPQARGLFAKAIAESAYMVSAPGLREPINGMVPAEEQGVALAAKLGAPNLAALRALSSEEIASKPPTLGYFPFPAVDGQVVPRQLVETFDRGEQAPVPILAGFNSGEIRSLRFLLPTPPADAAAYEKAIRARYGELAEAFLARYPAKHVEDSMLAATRDAMYGWTAERLVSDQAALGQPSYFYIFDHGYPAMEQWELHGFHAAELPYVFGTAGKTPPMWPKIPDTLAERKLSQAMGDYWASFARSAKPRAGGAPDWPDYADDRGFVHFAEEPRAAHNLFPGTAALHEAVVCRRRAAGDIPWNWNVGLASPPLPPKAEGCQ, encoded by the coding sequence ATGACCGCTCGCCCCCTGTCGCTTGTCCTGCTTCTTACAGCGCTTCTCGCGGCCCCGGCTGCTGCGGCGCCGGGACCCGTTGTCGCGGCGCCAGCGGGCGAGGTGCGAGGAGGGACGGCGGACGGCATCCGCGCATTCAAGGGCATTCCCTATGCAGCGCCGCCGGTCGGAGCGGCGCGCTGGAAGCCGCCGCAGCCGGCGCCCCGGTGGCAGGGCGTGCGCGATGCGAGCGAGTTCGGCCCGGCGTGCATGCAGCCGAAGGCGCGCGCGGGCAGCATATACAGCTGGGATCTGCCGGCGATGAGCGAGGATTGCCTGTCGCTCAACATCTGGGCACCTGAGGGGGCGAAGGATCTGCCGGTCTTCGTCTGGATCCATGGCGGCTCGCTCGTCACCGGATCGGGCGGCGATCCAATCTACGACGGAAGCGCGCTCGCGAAACGCGGGATGATCGTCGTGTCGGTCAACTACCGGCTCGGTATGTTCGGCTGGTTCGCCCATCCGGGGCTGAGCGCCGAGTCTCCCGATCATCTGTCGGGCAATTATGGACTGCTCGACCAGATTGCGGCGCTCGAATGGGTGCAGCGCAACATCGGAGCCTTTGGCGGCGATGCGAAGAATGTGACGATTGCAGGCGAGTCGGCGGGCGCGCTCAGCGTCATGTACCTGATGGCGGCACCGCAAGCGCGCGGGCTGTTCGCGAAGGCGATTGCCGAGAGCGCTTACATGGTCTCCGCCCCCGGCCTTCGCGAGCCGATCAACGGCATGGTGCCCGCTGAAGAGCAGGGCGTGGCGCTCGCCGCAAAGCTCGGCGCGCCCAATCTCGCGGCGCTGCGGGCGCTCTCTTCCGAGGAGATTGCGAGCAAGCCGCCGACTTTGGGCTATTTCCCTTTCCCGGCGGTCGATGGCCAGGTCGTGCCGCGCCAGCTCGTCGAGACCTTCGACCGCGGCGAGCAGGCACCGGTGCCGATCCTTGCCGGTTTCAACAGCGGTGAAATCCGGTCGCTGCGTTTCTTGCTCCCGACACCTCCGGCCGACGCAGCCGCCTATGAAAAGGCGATACGCGCCCGGTATGGCGAGCTCGCCGAGGCGTTCCTCGCGCGCTATCCCGCCAAACATGTCGAGGACTCGATGCTCGCTGCGACGCGCGACGCCATGTATGGCTGGACCGCCGAGCGGCTGGTGTCGGACCAGGCGGCGCTTGGCCAGCCTTCCTATTTCTATATCTTCGATCATGGTTATCCCGCCATGGAGCAATGGGAGCTCCATGGCTTTCACGCAGCCGAGCTGCCTTATGTGTTCGGGACAGCTGGCAAGACCCCGCCCATGTGGCCGAAGATCCCCGACACGCTGGCCGAGCGCAAACTGAGCCAGGCGATGGGCGATTATTGGGCAAGCTTTGCCCGTAGCGCAAAGCCCAGGGCCGGGGGAGCGCCCGACTGGCCCGACTATGCCGACGACCGGGGTTTCGTTCATTTCGCGGAGGAGCCGCGCGCCGCGCACAATCTCTTTCCCGGAACCGCCGCGCTGCACGAAGCCGTGGTGTGCCGCCGCCGCGCCGCCGGCGATATTCCCTGGAACTGGAACGTCGGCCTCGCCTCGCCGCCGCTGCCGCCGAAGGCCGAGGGGTGCCAATGA